ACCAAATGTGATCCAAACTCTACCCTTCCAATCATCTATCAACTTTGATATCCATTGTATGGAAGACATAATAAAAGTATGGTATTTTGACTTAGGGAGATCAccaagaaggagatgaagtgCGAGTTCATTAACATATCTACTTGGATATACTTTCACTAAAAAACTTTATGGAAAATAAGCTATAGCCAAATTAAgggtgtgtgtgtttttttttttttgagtgaatttttcttttttgaattagttttttgatttttaacatATTTGGTTTGCCAAAAAATCAGTTAATTGAAAACCATTTATGATCAAAGAATATATACATgcttaaagttaagaaaatgaattctcTAACCAgaaaaaaaggggcaaaaacattttcctaggaaaatattttctagaaagtaTTCTccattatcatgaaattttccccaaatcaAACCCATCCTAAGATATACTTGCTTTATGGATAAATTATCTTATCAGTTTTAAATTTACTATAAGGATgccgatttagtcttaaacttttttcaattttgcaatttagtccAAACTTTTGCCTTAAATTTCAATGTAGTTGTTCTAGccaatttttaatgaaaatggtAATGTGGCGGTAGACAATGACTAGATGATCATGTCAGCGATTTTCCGTCGAAAATTGACtcgaatgactatattgaaattttgcttAAAGgtatatgactaaattggtaaaattgaaaaatttagaatttaattgacatcctttacaataaatttaagattaattggacaattttttcatgttttatgcAAATTTTATTATCGTACGTGATAGTTGCTTAAGTAAGCAATACTTCCTTTCAGTAGCAAGAATGGCACGCCACATATTCCACATAAAAAAAGTGTTTCACAAGAGGGCAAGGTCACCGAGTCAAAATTCAGCCTATAGACAACTATTATCATTGTCAACATAGACGGCCAAGGATGATGAATCAGCTGCCAGAATCATTGTCACATCACCAACTCAAAATCGATACGGCCAAGGATGATGAATCAGCTGCCAGCATTTTAACCTTTTATGTACTTACAGAAATCATTCCCATCCTATCACGTTCCAAAACCTTTCTCCACATTACCAACTCAAAATCGataaggggagagagagagagagagagagagccaatgGAGCCTTCAGACAATCCGCGCCTCCGACCACACGTGCTGGTCCTCCCTACCCCTGCTCAAGGCCACTTAAACCCCATGCTCCAATTCTCCAAGCGCCTCGTCTCCAGAGGCCTCAAGGCAACCCTCGCCCTCACCGTCCACTTCGCCGCCTCCATGCACGCCGACCCCTCCTTGCCCGTTGACATCGAGACCATCTCCGACGGCCACGACATCGGCGGGTTCACGGAGGCCGAGTCCATTGAGGCCTACCAGGTGGACCTCCGGGTCGTCGGGTCGAGGACCCTGGCCAAACTGATCCGGAAGCTCGACCGCTCTGGCCGACCCATCGACGCGGTCATCTATGATGGGTTCCTCCCGTGGGCGCTCGACGTGGCCAAGCAGTGTTGTAAACTTGGAGTCGTCTTCTTCACGCAGACTTGCGCAGTGAACAACATATATTACCATTTGCAGCGGGGCTTGCTTCCTCTTCCGCTTTCGGGGCCGAGCGTCGAGGTCCCGGGGTTGCCCCCTCTCGAGCCGTCGGAGATGCCATCGTTCGTATATAAGCTGGGGTCATACCCTGCCTTTTGTGATATGTTGGTGAACCAATTCACGAACGTGGATGGTGCTGATTTTGTTCTGTTTGACACCTTCTATGAGCTAGAGAAAGAGGTATACACGGACATTCGCCTATTGCTGGCACCATATGAAGAACTAGTCTTCCCTGGTACAAATTATATTATAGATATATAACATTAgcaaaaatttatgttgataATATGGTCAGTAATGTAATTTTGTAAACTAAACATTCATTTTTTCTGGATTTTATATGGGAGATTGAATATTCATTTCAACGTGCAATATAGTCATtgttcactctctctctctcaatctcacttgtttctttctctccAATGAAATTAGGTGGTTGACTGGATGTCCGCCAACTTGTGGCCGCTGAAGACCATCGGCCccaccctccccctccctctacTTGGACAAGCGCCTCCCCGACGACACCGCCTACGGCATCAACCTCTTCACCCCGACCACCACCTCCACCGTCTCCGCCTGGCTCTGCAGCCACCCGCCCCGCTCCGTGGTCTATGTCTCCTTTGGCAGCATGGCCGACCTCGACCCCTCCCAGGTTGTGGAGCTCGCCCATGGCCTCGCCCTCGCTGGCCACCCCTTCCTCTG
This region of Eucalyptus grandis isolate ANBG69807.140 chromosome 8, ASM1654582v1, whole genome shotgun sequence genomic DNA includes:
- the LOC104456465 gene encoding LOW QUALITY PROTEIN: UDP-glycosyltransferase 74F2 (The sequence of the model RefSeq protein was modified relative to this genomic sequence to represent the inferred CDS: deleted 1 base in 1 codon); the encoded protein is MEPSDNPRLRPHVLVLPTPAQGHLNPMLQFSKRLVSRGLKATLALTVHFAASMHADPSLPVDIETISDGHDIGGFTEAESIEAYQVDLRVVGSRTLAKLIRKLDRSGRPIDAVIYDGFLPWALDVAKQCCKLGVVFFTQTCAVNNIYYHLQRGLLPLPLSGPSVEVPGLPPLEPSEMPSFVYKLGSYPAFCDMLVNQFTNVDGADFVLFDTFYELEKEVVDWMSANLWPLKTIGPTLPSLYLDKRLPDDTAYGINLFTPTTTSTVSAWLCSHPPRSVVYVSFGSMADLDPSQVVELAHGLALAGHPFLWIVRSSEQHKLPRDLMDSIPSEQALILPWCNQLEVLASDAIGCFVTHCGLNSVIEAICLGIPMVAMPQWTDQPTNAKFVEDVWRVGVRAKADEPGFVAREEVERRVTEVLGGGERGREMAESARKWMAAAKAAIGEGGSSDRNINEFVEELMSRALIE